gtcgggatccagacgacattgtctgcaacagacattgtcacaggactcaacacaacatgattgaatctcacctcacacgtctactacttactaaagcttagaaatacgtcgaaacacgcatcacataatcacataagcacaaagtcacagattcacataatcacagaggcacagaagcacgtaggcacgtagagcacaacgacacataagcacagaagcacacacacatttaatcacagatgcagtcagaatacagaaacctatcattcaaagctcgcgtgtcgttcgtatatagtgattgcgtatagtatatcgaatagtatcgtataatcgtatagcatgtcgagcATAGTATAGCGTATATCGTAGCATAGTATCGTCTAAGTTCGTAACGATTTGTTACCATTTTGaggtagaagagcaatgcgaaatcgtgtgtgtcgatcgaggtgatagcaaaaatcgaataatcctcaaaatttcaaacatataaacagttaaacacatataacacataaaagcaacgaatcatcagagtcggcgtctgcgggctcagaatcgaaaacacataaaaatcgagagatagattgtctgcggctactagacattgaccaCCCAAAGCgtttcgactattcacaatagacttgtcgtcacttttaaCTTTCGGGCTCACGttgctgcctcgattcttgggcattcaacacgtattccctaggtcatactcgtgagttcaggtcgttggagtccgtcgaggctttggtgagatgagtaaaagttggaataagttgccaaggttcgggtttcacccctggcttagcaatttcttccttgttttaataaaattgaggagattattcatcaaaatatggatttcactcctgatttggtataattctcctcgtttgttattGAAGAAAAGTAATGAAGAATCCTTCGATGGTTAGATAAAACAGCATTGATCCAGCAACTTAGTCGGGAGTTTACAGTTTTCACACCTGATCCTGACCAAATCGCCttctcattattgaaaattcgagtgtagTGATAGTGCAGAATAGCAGGATTTAGCGTAtacgcttggtctgttggttcctaactatagtctaggtctctaagacagcgacccggactaggtcgtgtctagcctaattccctatagttatggctctgataccaatctgtcacaccccaaccgatggcggaatcatcggggcatggcactgagcgaaacagattgtccagatgtttccataacaactatcatcactatttagtttaaataacacgtcccataccgtgtcccaaataataaagcaaattattacagataacaaccagtcaaatactctgttccgacaactcagatttaaatgaataacacaaatattgttcaaatgctcctaaagacccggtcggacaagatctacagacaactatgctctagacgcttgttcctggcagacaactatttgttggggggctctagagctttattctagcctcgctttcctagcaagcaaacatcttaaacacctgtcacatacgttaaaataaagtcaatacatataatataaaggtgagcatacaagtttgataatagaatagtagagtttgaatagtttacgcataaaaagcacgtacacagaggaaaacgaagcatgttaattatcgacatggatctatcgataccaatgactgcgggttgactgtccgagacagttcgcaatacatgattaccaccgtaatccatgcaagtaattgtccttaacaacccccgtgtgaacgggtgttgagtccaaactatagtactacgtcgttaaggcaggtagacatcattccacgtgtaaacataacaacaagcattcatttagtcacgtaatacatgcgaatcggttagcgttcaaataattgagtagtgtgatcgtttgtgttttgatataagtaacgtatgtaacacccaaaagtgctaaaagcaaaaagggatcgagtatactcacagcgattgattgatggattgaagggagcgcttgagagtagggttagcctgaacagttcgatagcataacgatgaatacacgtaaaacgaaaacaagggatggtgggtcgaacagcctggtcgatcggactgtaggttcgatcggacgggttgttcgttcggagaaccagtccgttcggacagtctgttcggtCGGTTGGCTGAACCGATCAGATggactattcgagtggattgtttcttcctttggaaaggatgtgtttatgtatgttggtttgaccttttgaggattttgttgtagtatttgagaacattgaagtgttcttacctttcaggtcgatcgatcgaacgggccattcgatcggccggcttagccgatcggttagacacttcagtagttagttctcagcaggatgtcatctgatcggatagcatgttcgatcggatggcactccaatacgtcgaatgagttgaaaatcgattaagggttgaagcatagtatctcatgatccaaagagtaatgtttaccaatcagtcgttcgatcggacattacttcgttcaataccatacttcatgaaattgtcaaattgTGGGGCCatatcggctggcccggtcgatcggatgacatgtccgatcggctgggccgtccattcggacagcctaaccgttcggtcagcatcctgactggtcggcctgttcgtctaacacttggtcgttctgattatttgacgttatatcgaggtagtttgacaacgagctgaaccatgaaactttcattcttacttgtttcccctgctcagacaggaatcacccaagtccggccggtgaactgttcggaacggtagctcaacatttaacccggaatcgttgaacctcgtagatagaacccgaatcttgaaccactcgtccattagaatgattggtgagttgactcaagctccgtttctactggttttgaaggcattgagtgtaaaagagttgaaagaaagttgaaaatccttctttcaatccttcacaccatgtaaatgtgtagatctgtgatagatcttagtttatttatgtggaaatcggtcagatctaagctattcatggtggaatgaggccaaaacatgatgttcttgaagaacaccatgatgacatcatcctagaatgcctagatcttgatgatttcacggttagaaatcaaaatttgaaagatagaaaggtgtggGAATGTGTaatgatcaagaaagtacaagatttaggatgaaaacttaccggaatcggaagaaatctgagaaaagaaggggagcacgagctggtcggtcagagagtttcaaaaagtggaaagaatgacaatgacagccctatttataggcttcccaaagaggaaagggctggccgatcggccaggcatcccgatcggacagcctgctcgatcggacagtccatccgatcggctgggctgttcgatcggctgacagcctgatcgatcaacagcctggttcgagtgttcggtgcgacgattttcgatattttgatttcgattgaagatgatacgaatacgatagaatttcctattcaaattacttttagtcccaactactatatctaacatataatcatcTATATCTCGCGTAATCATTTTTCCACCAATTGTCAcaacttgattttcgattgagtttcgagtttcgattcgattggttcgattgatcaccacacattacataaagtaaacacgtgCAAggaacacataaggcacacacacacgtataataacaacacccaaagttcgcataattcgaggttcgagttcgatgatggttcgatcggtttgattactgattagttaactttatcgcattgttagtTCCTACTATTCaaagtcgtaaatcggttcgcgtcgataaacgttcgattacttctattcttgattaacagcacttactccacataatacaaataaaacataaattaaactaattacagtcgaagaagtcaaagttgacttggactttgactttgactttgacattcgaaaacatggggtgttacatCCGGTACTATACATATAAAAGTTTTGGCCCGCAATGATCATAATAGTGTATACtcaaaaagaataaaaaaagggATATACTTGATTTCGAATATCATCAACGATATATCAACAATGTAATAAAGTTACATATAGTATCAACGATTCTTtggttttacgccccgccgcaacgtgGAAGACCTAATACTAGTTTAAGTTATTTATAAAGCTACTCGATGATCAAATGACTGATGGACTAATTATACCACTAaaataactgattatgtaacatatatTGTATTTAAAATTTATGAGAATGATGTTATAAAATGGTTACTCATAGTTACTATATAgataaaagatcaaatacaaataactaTAATGTATAAAACGTACGAACCGAAGGTTGTGCTGAAAAAACgtggtggcattttcgtaattattagtaattatcaaaattactctacaaatgatcctgtagagtgATTTTGATctttgtaaagtaattttgtaaaatgttcttgtagagtaattttgatcttgtagggtaattatcaaaattactctgcatcaaaattactttacaagtgattcaaaattactctgcaagtttatcaaacaacatacaattcaaaattactctacaaatcatcctgtagagtaatttaaagtaattttgtaaaaaaataaaattagcatttagttatgtggtttagctttatggtttaatttttagcatttagtttttTATATCGTAAGCTATAACGAGTGTCAGTATTAATATTATCAAAATCGATACCtgtattcctttttttttttttcaattaacaTAAAACACGTAGAGCTATCTTTTTCGATTACTATACCCATTATACAAGTTACCTTTGTGAAAAtggaaaagataaaaaaataataaaaaatcaccTAAGTCAAAGTGGGCCCATAAAGAATCTTTAGCACCCATGATTTACCCATCCCAAAAATAGTAACTTTTGTCAAGATTTCCTACCGTTAACTCCTCACAAACTCCCACACCCCATCATCATCTTCCTCATCCCCACCCTATTTTTCAAACACATCCCCCCCCAACGGCTACCTGCACACCAAAACCCCAACCCATTTATATCCATCCACCCAACACTCTTTCTTCCACAATTCTCCCAAAATCAATGGatacaccaccatcaccaccctaCACAATCACCACCCAACGATCAGCCCCTGAAAGCCGAACCAAATCAGCATCACGTCTGGCCCGAACCAATACCCAACAACCACCACCAACTCTATCTCTTGATCTAGTCTCATACTCACCCAACAACACTCTCTCTCCAAAGCCCCAAAACCCTCTTTCGGTCCGTGATCTCCTTCTTCTATCTCCTTCCCCTGCTGCTAAGAAACCGAAAACCCGACTAGATGTGTGTGAAGAGGTCTCTGATCCACACGGGTCTCGTAGACGCTGCAAGAACCGGTTTGCCAATGTGGGTTCACCTAGAAACAGTAGAAGATCGAGGAGGCGAGTCGAGGAGATTCGAGATGATAAAGATTCGATGTGTGTTGATGATTTGGTTGTTGCGAATAATAAGGTTAAGAAGAAGAGACATGGTGGTAGATCCAAGAAGGATAAATCGACTTCTTGTCCTTCGATTTCGTCCCCCAGTAAGTATGAATTTTTGTTTTAGTTTCGGGTTTTTTTGCTTCGAATCTCGTCTTGATTGCTTCGAATAGGGATTTTACTGGGCACGTTTGTTTGTATCTATGATTACGTAGGGATAATTACAATAAGCCCTAactaatatatttaatataataatTGTGTTATGCTTTCAGAGGCAAATGTGGATGGCGAAGATAATGATTACGGGTATGATTTTCATCGGATTGGGACACTGGTTAATGATCTGATCATGTGGAATGATGTAGCAAAATCAACGCTTTGGTTCGGGTTCGGGTCACTTTGTATCCTATCATCCTGTTTCACAACTGGTGTTAGCTTCAGGTAATTCATCCTCTTACGCCTCTTTCGGTTCTTACAAAATTTCAATTTTATCAAGGATACAGAATAATGAAAACCGCATAATATATTGTACATTATTGATCAACTGTATATAGGAATACAATGAAGATGTTATAGATGTTACAATAAACCGGAACTAAAGTGTTTTATCTTTGTTTTCAGTATGCTTTCTTTGGTATCTCAATTGGGTCTTCTCTGTTTGTGTGTTTCGTTCATCTCCAACACGATTGCGCAAAGGTCAGAAAGATAGTTTACTATCAAAATCTTTTAAATTGATGGACAATAATCTGTTCTTTAGTAACCTTATGAGTCACAAACTTgcaggaatgggattgaaagcaAGAGAGAACTAAAGCTCAAAGAAGAGGATATTCTAAGAGCTGCTAGAGTTATACTTCCTGCAGTAAATTTTGCAATCTCAAAAGCCCGAAAGATGTTTTCGGGCCAACCATCCACGACCCTTAAAGTAAATCCATGTTTTAACCGTTTCACTTCAATTTACATTTTACTTAATGCATTGCTATAAGGTGTTAAGGAACATGGTTTATGCTTTCAGGTTGCACCATTGTTGCTTCTTGGATCCGAATATGGTCATATTGTAACACTCAAGAGGCTTTGTGCACTTGGTAAGATAAATTTCGACACGCGTTTATCAATGGTGTGAAAGACTGAAAGCTTACATTTTGTGTTTTCGTCTTTTAGGATTCTTTATCTGCTTTACGGGCCCAAAAGTGTACTCATTGTACTCAAACCAAATATGCAAGAAAGGTAAGATGGAAAAATTGTAATTAATTTAATCTAGAAGCTATGTAAATACACTTTTTTATATTCTAAGTGTATATGAATCAGGTGAGTGCCTGAAAACTTGGATAATGGAAACATGGAGTGGTTGTTCTCACAAGAAAATAGTTGCAGCATCAGCAGCCACAGCCTTTTGGAATCTGACTTCCATTAGAACCCGAATTTTCGCAGGTgtgttaatgatttttttttttttatggaagtTAAGTTTAATTTGACCATAAAAGTCAAAATCAATGACAATAAGATATTGACCGGTTTAGTCTGCTTATATGTTTGCAGCATTCATATGTTTGGTGATCTTTAGATGGTGTAGACAAGAGTTGACATGGAAAGTGGAAGGTGAAGAGGAAAGTCAACAGCAAGAGAAGACGTTGACTTTGGTTGAAAATATGGAAGTTGACTAGAAAATTGAATTTGTTTTGTATCCCGTGTAAAATGTAAGATATCTTATATAATCCTTGTATGGCTTTCAAATTATATGAATTACTTTCATATAATTATTACTTGTCTTACTTGACTTTTATAACCTGTTAAACTTCAAAAATTTATAACCAAAAGTCTCAATAACTACCATACATTGTATGTAgagcttatttatttatttaattttttagtgttgaagttaaaaataatctATATACGGATCGATCAAGTGTTTTGGAATTATGAAGGGAATTTGGAAATATAAACGCTTCGTTGTAGATCTGTTTGACACTCATCACAACAGTAAAATCACAATAGCGGGCTAGATGCATCGTTATATAGGATCACATTCTCTTAAGGGGCATGTCAtgtgaaaatatatatactatatagatatatagatgcTATAAAATGATACAAACACAAAGAAACAAGAGCCAGTGTCAAATTGTCAATTATCAGTTTTAGACCTACAACTACTTCATGGGCTACCCCTCAACCCAGTCTCCGTATCATTTTCATGTCAAATTGTCAATGATCAGTTTTAGACCTACAACTACTTCATTAGAAGGGGTAGCACGGAGGTCAAACAGTCTCTGTATCATTTCGTagtgtaaaaaaattaaaaattgcgGTTTTATACCACTGAGGTCAAACACCATTAGTTTTGATGGTCATGTATATCTTCAAAATAGCAAGAACAGTACACATTTCCAGAAATGGCATTCTCATGAACCTGTAAACATATCAAAGTAAAGGAAGTTCAACAGCCTTTGAAGCAGCCATGAATCCATCAATGttgagataaaaaaaaaaaaaaaacaataccaCTATTAAATGTGTGCATCATTGGCAAAAATTTACAAAGAGAAACTCAAAGATTCTACCTTTTGGTTTTgaacttcaaagtatatgcaCTAGTGTTACCATAAATTTCTGAAACTTAAACAAAATACATATTATTAAATGGTAGTCTACCTGATGTTGAAGCTACCCTGCAGCTCTTTTTCCAGGACACAGCCTCGACCTGTGGTAGAGCTAACCCTTTACTTTAGGGGtatcccaaaaaaaaaatatcgtacaatcatacaataataaagaaaagataaaaaataaaggtaaaacaaagggtcaagttattctacaaaggcttctgattgtaagaagtgtaagaaagatttatagagtgacaggtgttcaataacctaaaattaaaTCCACTAtatcaccacccaaaacctaaacccccacccccaccccaccccaccaccacccaaaaacctaacccccccccctatTTGTGATGGGggaggggggtggggggggttaggtttttggtggtggtgaatgtttaagttttttttttttttttgtagtgggtttttttaggttattggacacttgtcactttataaatccttcttacacttcttacaattaggatcttttgtatttgatcctaatccgtaaaacaaatacctaatagacttgtcctcttctttttttcatagcttggAATAGTTCCATCACGtcgtcgtcttttactttatcaaaaGTTTCTTTTTCGACCTCACaaccatagcattgttcaaaTATTTCGAGCCATTTcaattgcgtaaatccgtcttgacaagcttcaatttAGAAAAAACTATCTTTCAACGGTAACCAAAGCTAGCTTCACTACCCGATAAACCAAAGCTAGCTTCACCTATTCCATTTGAGTTTGCAACTCTATCATCATCGCTTATAGTGTGACGAAATGCCTCAACATCAACCAAAAGAGTCCCAATTTCTTGTGTTTTAAAATCATTCGGATACATCTCAGCAAACAACGCCACTATCTTCAATGGGTCAAACTTAGAAAATCCGTTACTAGGATTTAAACCCGACATATTTTTTATCAAACTAGTTGTTACCTCACTAAATCAATTTCCTAATTCTTGAATTTGCATATCCAAAACCTCATTAAAAATGTCAACTTCAAATGTAATGACATTCTTTCGGTTTCTTGGATTACCATAACTTTCCGTCATGTCCACCATTCTAATGTTGTTTTCTTCACAGAAGGAATTCACTTTTTCCAACATCGACTCAAACTCATTTTGTCTTAAAGCATTTAATGCTCGTTTTGTTTCATTTATCAAGTTGGTCGCTTCTAATAAATCCTTACTTTtttgttgaagatgttttgaaagaGCATTTGTGTAGCTTAAAACATCTACCATCGAGTgcatataaaaaaaattctaagtttttttttataacaatagAATACCTTTTGCATTTGTTGGTTGTTAGACCGCAATCTCCATCTTCGTTAACATATTGAAGTATGGTAACCACTTCCAGAAACAATCTAAGCAAACTGATGATTGTTCTATGATATGAACCACATCGTGGATCACCGGCCCGTGCAATGGAGACCTCTTAGTTTAATCctttttgttggtgcatattttgtatgtctgccactgtgcgaataagctagatagagcgtgtgtggAATATTGTATTGAATAGAGTGAAAGTCGTTACGAATCGAAGGTTTTGTGATGTATAAGCCCATTCGTACGAAGGGAGTCCCTTTGTACGAACGGACTACATAGTGGATTCGTCCGCTCGTACAAACGCAAGACCAAGTAGCTTCGTATGAAGGCACCCATAGTGGGTTCGTACGAAGCCATGAGTCCTATATATATCTgttggacaagcttttggttcccTATGGGGAGATGTTGTCCAACTGGTTTCACGGGTATGTAACTTTCATATATTACTAGAAACCAGATTATAAGTGATTGTTCGGTGTCGTATTCTACTTCTTTCTAATCACTTTTCTCATCTTAATCCCACCTTCAAGTATTTCTTTTTCCACTCTTGCTTTTTTGCCTCCCTTATCATATCTTTCCATTTGCAAGAAGCAGAAACCGTAGTAACATCCATAGAAAGGTATTCATAGAAAGTTTTGACACCGGTATGTTTTTTCACAACCGCCATACTCACCAACTGAAGTTGATGAGCAAATTAGTAGATGTAATATGCTGACGGGTTATCTTTCAAAATCAAAGCTTTTAACCGATTAACTTGTCTCCGCATGTTGCTTGCACCATTATAACTTTGCCCTTTTACCtatttaaacaaaaaataaaatgtAACATAAAAACAAATAATGACTATTAAAGTTTATGTAAAGAATCTATGAAACTTATTACTTGCTTTATGCCCAACTAGTTATTTACTAATAAAGAATCAATGGCTTGTTTAAGAGTTGAAGAAGCCATGTCTCTCACATGAACAATTCCAATAAAACTTTCTCTAACAACCCCAAGTTTATCAACAAATCTAACAACCACAGCCATTTGTTCCTTCAAAGATCTCATTAGATTCATCTACCAACAACCCAAACACATCATCTTTAATTTCTACACAAATATTTTTGGTTACTTCCTTTGCAAAGCATTCAAGAATCTTCTTTTGTATCATTGGCGATGtccatttattgttttttttttcgttcCTCAATGTGTACTTACCAATTTTCGGGTGGTTAGTACTAAGCAGCCTTAAAACCGAAAGAAAAATATCTTGAGAATTAGATTCTTCCGATTCATCACGGCCTCGAAATGGCAAAGAGTTTTCTATACAGAATCTAGCACTCATAACAGAACCAAGTAATCGATAATAATTTGCAAATTTTTCTTCTTTAGTCAATCTATTTAAATTCTCATATATGTGTTCGTCTTGTTTCATGAAATCGTGACATTTTTGCGCCGTCTTTAAATGATGACTATCAACTTTCCCGACATCTTTTTCAGGAACCTTTTTtactccaatcacaaaagccttTAGAATTAGATGACCGTGTATctcttcctccttgattaccaacATCTTCTTTAAACTAGTAACAATATAAACAATACTATACTCTAACAACGTATACGTTAAATCAATTTACaacaaaatgtttttttttctataaaaGTCCGTGTAAGGAAATTCATGACTgccaatgaggtggtggtggagtggtaagggagagacttgGTGTTCTAAAGGACCCAAGTTCGATTCTTGACCTCCCCTGGTGATGATGGAAGACTAAGCGAAAAGGTGGAGATCGTTTGAACTGaacgggttttacctcaccgcactgtcgtgccttcgggcgagtgttcacaggcttcggccctaggtgagggttccCCGGTTTAGAGGCGAGTGTATCCTGATGTGGTGAATTTtgccagtagcccatttggaggattcgttggccgttcaaaaaaaaggaAATTCATGACTACGTGGTTGAAAAGCCCCTTCAACAAGATCTGCCCTCCTTATGTCATCTAGTTGATTATAGTGATAACTAACAATAGGTGGCCTATCATAGGGATCCGAAGGAAGATCATTCAAATTGATAATACATCGGGTTGTTGGAATTGAAGTTGTAGGATTACTTGGACCAATATCAACATTTTCTTGCATATTATCATTTGTAGCATTCGGACTTGCATTTGTGTCATCATTTGCTTGAATATTTTCATTGGCAACATTTGGAATTGTATCATCATCACCAACCCGATCTTCATTAATTTattcaaattttcttttaaaaaaattcCTAATTAAAGATTGTTTTTAGAGAGTTCTTTCATTCGGAATTGTATCATCATCACCAACCTGATTTTCATTAATTTATtcaaattttcttttgaaaaagttCCCAATGAAAGattgtttttagatttttcagcttcacTTCAAAGAACTCAAGTATTCAACTCTCTACACTCCCTAGTTTAACaacaaaaaaatagaaaaatataaATATACAAAGTAGATTCTACATAAACGTAACATTTAAATTATGAAAAACCTAACAAGAAATCAGACTATCAAAGCACAAGATCAGTAAGTTGTAACACAAACTAACCAAGAAATCAAACTATCAAAGCACAAGTTCACAAGAACACTCACAAACAATCTGCGTTCGACGTTTGATTTCGATTTTCAGCGGGGACTCTGTTTGATTCAGTTTAGGCTTTTTAGCGATTGAGACCAGTGTTTGAAT
The Helianthus annuus cultivar XRQ/B chromosome 6, HanXRQr2.0-SUNRISE, whole genome shotgun sequence genome window above contains:
- the LOC110864888 gene encoding reticulon-like protein B17, whose amino-acid sequence is MDTPPSPPYTITTQRSAPESRTKSASRLARTNTQQPPPTLSLDLVSYSPNNTLSPKPQNPLSVRDLLLLSPSPAAKKPKTRLDVCEEVSDPHGSRRRCKNRFANVGSPRNSRRSRRRVEEIRDDKDSMCVDDLVVANNKVKKKRHGGRSKKDKSTSCPSISSPKANVDGEDNDYGYDFHRIGTLVNDLIMWNDVAKSTLWFGFGSLCILSSCFTTGVSFSMLSLVSQLGLLCLCVSFISNTIAQRNGIESKRELKLKEEDILRAARVILPAVNFAISKARKMFSGQPSTTLKVAPLLLLGSEYGHIVTLKRLCALGFFICFTGPKVYSLYSNQICKKGECLKTWIMETWSGCSHKKIVAASAATAFWNLTSIRTRIFAAFICLVIFRWCRQELTWKVEGEEESQQQEKTLTLVENMEVD